The following are encoded together in the Perca fluviatilis chromosome 23, GENO_Pfluv_1.0, whole genome shotgun sequence genome:
- the LOC120553523 gene encoding FK506-binding protein 5-like isoform X1 has protein sequence MRSGFPHSQGGACSVFQDWSNLGARRLPQDINVTPVPVVYPEVGTQNDMVATQYPEELRGTYSRVPLQQGYQSQKLYHQQESHATITSTGFQHPRPGDGACISQNMQMSRKDNADFYSSARVSAQHSSYFGTPVYENSLRRADDNSGQQKEYSRQHFSWHFQKKSNWNHDTGLQQPLSCAFKDGTSSAALQVDRLEVTAKALPLQDRCSSVTVCKTKTSMPLLEALLKTNSSELPCSSEETNCNIERNTAIFLNKRRSKSQQVKGLRTVLNCGQARTQNLDHSRGTPSIPYQQQVSCHLSSRPSTDKLMSAGKTRPPTDVEIQNFLAQKLLYFRSILTQKNRNPGHSNKDLDRNSTLQSDSIVPKVDSVVNLPTTSAKGDVERQSHNWGANVQCTVGQARKEDCSKDSTVNAKLILKSKDADDCATSASEKHSTEYPRIMDVAATCTKSEDESPVVLTAVPEMIWDELTEKQPSSPDVSEDLQTKSSSVASENKTFEPLSVIEKQTIEDRQQCGVTWKEVNPHSQPNSAVDRIQILNIVSLFTNQSEGVSEGAGSVHLQTDLSTALSENKELVVKNPQYEDISDDDPSQPATELPTTERFLSAGPEDPQYEFISEEESPQIESMAVETSSPTQVTVLNNTESPFENEDYGHLQGPAQTDTVIISVEELVPKKQVSPDTERRDIVHCSSPFVETDETGALYPKYDRGPFSEDETDDDDDDDDDDDDDWLFIPISISDLKFESDNEDQDSPDIHVLDDGETGDQERQCDTSPTHWPSPNRVPAFPPSQIETFDTLASFMKQALGRSTPEHGLDSEGKPQPTKNRRESVDSCATEDSCDYSSALGHNYLTVSSLRSAPLLSETDDSEDEGNAVTDMDIIILDSEDESDQNCKKKAETEGRPETMDSQRGTVKEKFQKKRPLPVDSSAARHQPIHQDTPFEEVTQDARSDPSPSTEMIGQPIEAKAASEEIVIIIDSDTDDDDDQNYITPRRNSISSSGSDSGDAPCVEQNQPSPKTVDREYRTAKESLLETTRSVPNPSLPHPQSTLQDTQLKEVTQDACSDLSDGREKRGQLMEAKCDSERVQHKTNRQTTSKRKAFCDSGKVVEKSHFSKKKAKTKGILSSGSEDGGDSLRATKNRPSAETVDRLRGTANGKQPKKSKLSSEDSSEKQPQSVCREAESTLGDGPVIPRFVLVKPPQHDQSWKLLKETAVRGQGKAGSRSPKTSTASSKNTDSCANKKVRFVLTSKPANDQRHTTENIQATVKPIIFSRQHSLPTFSSSSSTSDHLSEARQSSSSSRDFTRSVSLPAAKQSTSILKHVSSSSLQRSRFYSNPSTLNPPDSPTKGPSSSGAMQSLKKKRAKEIWEQSYIPTRKDKKTSPGMKEDLRTTTNHLKRAARPDHRRRQKSQKSSTPLMKKSKIEAIGMTKAAAIEMTKAAGRDPPGEQRNCVGDHYKWSEKPTVAKPTKGSSREGIRYRPHPKTHW, from the exons ATGCGATCCGGATTTCCACACAGCCAAGGTGGGGCCTGTTCTGTGTTCCAAGACTGGAGTAACCTGGGTGCTCGCCGATTACCACAAGACATCAATGTTACACCTGTACCAGTTGTTTACCCTGAAGTTGGAACACAAAACGACATGGTAGCCACTCAATATCCTGAGGAGCTAAGAGGGACTTACAGTCGAGTTCCGTTGCAGCAAGGCTATCAATCACAGAAACTTTACCACCAACAGGAGTCACACGCAACAATAACAAGCACTGGATTTCAGCACCCAAGACCCGGGGACGGTGCAtgtatttctcaaaacatgcaAATGAGCAGAAAAGATAATGCTGATTTTTATTCCTCTGCACGTGTCTCCGCACAACACAGCAGTTATTTTGGGACACCGGTCTATGAGAACTCTTTAAGACGTGCTGATGATAACAGTGGACAACAAAAAGAATATTCCAGGCAACATTTCAGTTGGCATTTCCAGAAAAAGTCAAATTGGAACCATGATACTGGACTGCAGCAACCTTTGAGTTGTGCCTTTAAAGACGGTACCAGTTCTGCAGCACTTCAGGTAGACCGACTTGAAGTCACAGCAAAGGCATTACCTTTACAAGATCGGTGTTCTTCTGTGACTGTGTGCAAAACAAAGACCTCTATGCCTCTGCTGGAAGCCTTACTAAAAACAAACTCTTCAGAACTGCCTTGTTCATCAGAGGAAACAAACTGCAACATTGAACGCAACACtgctatttttttaaataaaagacgCAGCAAATCTCAGCAAGTCAAAGGTTTACGAACTGTTCTAAACTGTGGACAGGCTAGAACACAAAACCTAGATCATTCAAGAGGAACACCTTCCATCCCCTATCAGCAGCAGGTCTCCTGCCATCTCAGTAGTCGGCCATCCACAGACAAACTCATGTCAGCTGGAAAAACGCGACCACCTACAGATGTTGAAATACAGAACTTTCTTGCACAAAAGCTCCTTTATTTTAGGTCTATTTTAACtcagaaaaacagaaatccTGGACATTCAAATAAGGATTTGGACAGGAACTCCACACTGCAGTCTGACAGCATCGTGCCAAAGGTTGACAGTGTTGTCAATCTCCCTACAACCTCTGCCAAAGGTGATGTGGAGAGGCAAAGTCACAACTGGGGTGCCAATGTGCAGTGCACAGTTGGACAAGCACGTAAGGAGGACTGTTCAAAGGACAGCACAGTAAATGCCAAGTTAATACTCAAGTCTAAAGACGCAGACGATTGTGCTACATCAGCATCAGAGAAACATTCAACAG AATATCCACGAATAATGGACGTTGCTGCCACTTGCACAAAGAGTGAAGATGAGAGTCCAGTAGTTCTCACAGCGGTGCCTGAAATGATCTGGGATGAACTGACTGAGAAGCAGCCGAGTTCACCTGATGTCTCGGAGGATCTTCAAACAAAGTCTAGTTCAGTGGCATcggaaaacaaaacatttgaaccCCTGTCGGTCATTGAAAAGCAAACAATTGAAGATCGCCAACAGTGCGGTGTTACCTGGAAGGAAGTAAATCCACATTCCCAGCCAAATTCAGCAGTTGATAGGATTCAGATTCTTAACATAGTATCACTTTTTACAAACCAAAGTGAAGGTGTGAGTGAGGGTGCAGGTTCTGTGCATTTACAAACTGATTTAAGCACAGCACTTTCTGAAAACAAAGAACTGGTTGTAAAAAATCCACAATATGAGGACATTTCAGATGATGACCCCTCCCAGCCGGCAACAGAACTCCCAACAACAGAGCGGTTTCTCTCAGCGGGTCCTGAAGACCCACAGTATGAATTTATTAGTGAAGAGGAAAGTCCACAGATTGAGTCTATGGCTGTGGAGACCTCTTCACCTACACAAGTAACTGTACTCAACAATACTGAGTCACCATTTGAAAATGAAGACTATGGACATTTGCAGGGACCGGCTCAGACGGACACAGTAATCATTTCAGTTGAGGAACTGGTTCCAAAGAAGCAGGTTTCACCAGACACAGAAAGACGTGATATAGTACATTGTTCTTCTCCTTTTGTTGAAACCGATGAAACTGGTGCATTATACCCTAAATATGACCGTGGTCCTTTCTCTGAAGATgagactgatgatgatgatgatgatgatgatgatgatgatgatgactggTTATTCATTCCTATAAGCATATCAGACCTCAAATTTGAATCTGATAATGAAGACCAGGATAGCCCAGACATACATGTGCTAGATGATGGGGAAACAGGAGACCAAGAAAGACAATGTGACACAAGCCCAACACACTGGCCATCTCCGAATCGAGTACCAGCTTTTCCTCCTTCCCAGATCGAGACATTTGACACTTTGGCCAGCTTTATGAAACAAGCATTAGGCAGGAGCACACCAGAACATGGACTGGACTCTGAGGGAAAACCACAACCAACTAAGAACAGGAGAGAGTCTGTAGACAGCTGTGCAACTGAAGACAGTTGTGATTACTCCTCTGCATTAGGACACAACTATTTGACAGTGTCCAGTTTGAGGTCAGCACCTCTGCTCTCAGAGACAGATGATTCGGAGGATGAAGGCAATGCTGTTACAGATATGGACATTATAATCCTTGATTCGGAGGATGAAAGTGACCAAAACTGCAAAAAGAAGGCTGAAACCGAAGGAAGGCCTGAAACTATGGACAGTCAGCGTGGAACTGTTAAAGAAAAGTTTCAAAAAAAACGACCGCTACCTGTTGACTCATCAGCAGCCCGGCACCAACCCATACATCAGGACACACCGTTTGAAGAAGTGACGCAGGATGCGCGCTCCGACCCGTCTCCCAGCACAGAAATGATCGGGCAGCCGATTGAAGCCAAAGCTGCCTCTGAAGAAATTGTTATAATCATTGACTCGGATACGGACGATGACGATGACCAAAACTACATAACGCCAAGGAGGAACAGCATTTCATCCTCTGGGTCGGACAGTGGGGACGCCCCATGTGTGGAACAAAACCAACCGTCCCCTAAAACTGTGGACAGGGAGTATAGAACGGCTAAAGAAAGTCTTCTGGAAACCACACGGTCTGTTCCAAACCCATCACTGCCACATCCCCAGTCGACACTTCAGGATACCCAATTAAAAGAAGTGACGCAGGATGCATGCTCTGACCTGTCAGACGGTAGAGAAAAGCGTGGGCAGCTGATGGAAGCTAAATGTGACTCTGAGCGTGTTCAACACAAGACCAACCGACAAACGACCTcaaaaagaaaggctttttgtGATTCAGGAAAAGtggttgaaaaaagccatttcAGCAAAAagaaggcaaaaacaaaaggaatACTCTCATCAGGATCGGAAGACGGTGGCGATTCCTTACGTGCTACCAAAAACAGACCTTCAGCTGAAACTGTGGATCGTCTTCGTGGGACTGCTAACGGAAAGCAGCCTAAAAAAAGCAAACTGTCATCTGAAGATTCTTCAGAGAAGCAGCCCCAATCAGTGTGCAGGGAGGCAGAGTCTACCCTGGGTGACGGTCCTGTTATTCCTCGCTTTGTTCTTGTGAAGCCTCCTCAACACGATCAATCCTGGAAACTTTTGAAAGAAACGGCAGTCCGCGGGCAGGGTAAAGCTGGATCTCGGTCTCCAAAGACGTCCACGGCATCCAGCAAAAATACTGACTCGTGCGCAAATAAAAAAGTAAGATTTGTGCTCACGTCAAAACCTGCAAATGACCAACGCCATACAACCGAGAACATTCAGGCTACCGTAAAACCCATAATCTTTTCAAGGCAACATTCCTTACCTACCTTCAGTAGCTCGTCTTCCACCAGTGACCATCTTTCTGAAGCCAGACAGAGCTCGTCCTCCTCAAGAGATTTTACTCGGTCCGTTAGTCTTCCTGCAGCTAAGCAGAGCACATCTATTCTCAAACACGTGTCTTCGTCCAGCCTACAGCGGTCTCGCTTCTACAGCAACCCCTCAACTTTAAACCCCCCTGACAGTCCCACCAAAGGGCCATCATCTTCTGGAGCCAtgcaaagtttaaaaaaaaaacgggcgAAAGAAATCTGGGAGCAGAGCTATATCCCAaccagaaaagacaaaaaaactagCCCGGGGATGAAGGAAGACTTGAGAACCACCACAAATCATTTGAAGAGGGCAGCTAGACCAGATCATAGACGGAGGCAAAAGTCCCAAAAGTCGTCAACCCCCCTGATGAAGAAGTCCAAGATTGAGGCCATAGGGATGACCAAGGCCGCGGCCATAGAGATGACAAAGGCCGCAGGTCGGGATCCCCCTGGAGAACAAA GAAACTGTGTGGGTGATCATTACAAGTGGTCAGAGAAGCCAACCGTGGCAAAGCCAACAAAAG GTTCCAGCAGGGAGGGAATAAGGTATAGACCCCATCCAAAAACCCATTGGTGA
- the LOC120553523 gene encoding FK506-binding protein 5-like isoform X2, which translates to MRSGFPHSQGGACSVFQDWSNLGARRLPQDINVTPVPVVYPEVGTQNDMVATQYPEELRGTYSRVPLQQGYQSQKLYHQQESHATITSTGFQHPRPGDGACISQNMQMSRKDNADFYSSARVSAQHSSYFGTPVYENSLRRADDNSGQQKEYSRQHFSWHFQKKSNWNHDTGLQQPLSCAFKDGTSSAALQVDRLEVTAKALPLQDRCSSVTVCKTKTSMPLLEALLKTNSSELPCSSEETNCNIERNTAIFLNKRRSKSQQVKGLRTVLNCGQARTQNLDHSRGTPSIPYQQQVSCHLSSRPSTDKLMSAGKTRPPTDVEIQNFLAQKLLYFRSILTQKNRNPGHSNKDLDRNSTLQSDSIVPKVDSVVNLPTTSAKGDVERQSHNWGANVQCTVGQARKEDCSKDSTVNAKLILKSKDADDCATSASEKHSTEYPRIMDVAATCTKSEDESPVVLTAVPEMIWDELTEKQPSSPDVSEDLQTKSSSVASENKTFEPLSVIEKQTIEDRQQCGVTWKEVNPHSQPNSAVDRIQILNIVSLFTNQSEGVSEGAGSVHLQTDLSTALSENKELVVKNPQYEDISDDDPSQPATELPTTERFLSAGPEDPQYEFISEEESPQIESMAVETSSPTQVTVLNNTESPFENEDYGHLQGPAQTDTVIISVEELVPKKQVSPDTERRDIVHCSSPFVETDETGALYPKYDRGPFSEDETDDDDDDDDDDDDDWLFIPISISDLKFESDNEDQDSPDIHVLDDGETGDQERQCDTSPTHWPSPNRVPAFPPSQIETFDTLASFMKQALGRSTPEHGLDSEGKPQPTKNRRESVDSCATEDSCDYSSALGHNYLTVSSLRSAPLLSETDDSEDEGNAVTDMDIIILDSEDESDQNCKKKAETEGRPETMDSQRGTVKEKFQKKRPLPVDSSAARHQPIHQDTPFEEVTQDARSDPSPSTEMIGQPIEAKAASEEIVIIIDSDTDDDDDQNYITPRRNSISSSGSDSGDAPCVEQNQPSPKTVDREYRTAKESLLETTRSVPNPSLPHPQSTLQDTQLKEVTQDACSDLSDGREKRGQLMEAKCDSERVQHKTNRQTTSKRKAFCDSGKVVEKSHFSKKKAKTKGILSSGSEDGGDSLRATKNRPSAETVDRLRGTANGKQPKKSKLSSEDSSEKQPQSVCREAESTLGDGPVIPRFVLVKPPQHDQSWKLLKETAVRGQGKAGSRSPKTSTASSKNTDSCANKKVRFVLTSKPANDQRHTTENIQATVKPIIFSRQHSLPTFSSSSSTSDHLSEARQSSSSSRDFTRSVSLPAAKQSTSILKHVSSSSLQRSRFYSNPSTLNPPDSPTKGPSSSGAMQSLKKKRAKEIWEQSYIPTRKDKKTSPGMKEDLRTTTNHLKRAARPDHRRRQKSQKSSTPLMKKSKIEAIGMTKAAAIEMTKAAGRDPPGEQSVFFLKSLK; encoded by the exons ATGCGATCCGGATTTCCACACAGCCAAGGTGGGGCCTGTTCTGTGTTCCAAGACTGGAGTAACCTGGGTGCTCGCCGATTACCACAAGACATCAATGTTACACCTGTACCAGTTGTTTACCCTGAAGTTGGAACACAAAACGACATGGTAGCCACTCAATATCCTGAGGAGCTAAGAGGGACTTACAGTCGAGTTCCGTTGCAGCAAGGCTATCAATCACAGAAACTTTACCACCAACAGGAGTCACACGCAACAATAACAAGCACTGGATTTCAGCACCCAAGACCCGGGGACGGTGCAtgtatttctcaaaacatgcaAATGAGCAGAAAAGATAATGCTGATTTTTATTCCTCTGCACGTGTCTCCGCACAACACAGCAGTTATTTTGGGACACCGGTCTATGAGAACTCTTTAAGACGTGCTGATGATAACAGTGGACAACAAAAAGAATATTCCAGGCAACATTTCAGTTGGCATTTCCAGAAAAAGTCAAATTGGAACCATGATACTGGACTGCAGCAACCTTTGAGTTGTGCCTTTAAAGACGGTACCAGTTCTGCAGCACTTCAGGTAGACCGACTTGAAGTCACAGCAAAGGCATTACCTTTACAAGATCGGTGTTCTTCTGTGACTGTGTGCAAAACAAAGACCTCTATGCCTCTGCTGGAAGCCTTACTAAAAACAAACTCTTCAGAACTGCCTTGTTCATCAGAGGAAACAAACTGCAACATTGAACGCAACACtgctatttttttaaataaaagacgCAGCAAATCTCAGCAAGTCAAAGGTTTACGAACTGTTCTAAACTGTGGACAGGCTAGAACACAAAACCTAGATCATTCAAGAGGAACACCTTCCATCCCCTATCAGCAGCAGGTCTCCTGCCATCTCAGTAGTCGGCCATCCACAGACAAACTCATGTCAGCTGGAAAAACGCGACCACCTACAGATGTTGAAATACAGAACTTTCTTGCACAAAAGCTCCTTTATTTTAGGTCTATTTTAACtcagaaaaacagaaatccTGGACATTCAAATAAGGATTTGGACAGGAACTCCACACTGCAGTCTGACAGCATCGTGCCAAAGGTTGACAGTGTTGTCAATCTCCCTACAACCTCTGCCAAAGGTGATGTGGAGAGGCAAAGTCACAACTGGGGTGCCAATGTGCAGTGCACAGTTGGACAAGCACGTAAGGAGGACTGTTCAAAGGACAGCACAGTAAATGCCAAGTTAATACTCAAGTCTAAAGACGCAGACGATTGTGCTACATCAGCATCAGAGAAACATTCAACAG AATATCCACGAATAATGGACGTTGCTGCCACTTGCACAAAGAGTGAAGATGAGAGTCCAGTAGTTCTCACAGCGGTGCCTGAAATGATCTGGGATGAACTGACTGAGAAGCAGCCGAGTTCACCTGATGTCTCGGAGGATCTTCAAACAAAGTCTAGTTCAGTGGCATcggaaaacaaaacatttgaaccCCTGTCGGTCATTGAAAAGCAAACAATTGAAGATCGCCAACAGTGCGGTGTTACCTGGAAGGAAGTAAATCCACATTCCCAGCCAAATTCAGCAGTTGATAGGATTCAGATTCTTAACATAGTATCACTTTTTACAAACCAAAGTGAAGGTGTGAGTGAGGGTGCAGGTTCTGTGCATTTACAAACTGATTTAAGCACAGCACTTTCTGAAAACAAAGAACTGGTTGTAAAAAATCCACAATATGAGGACATTTCAGATGATGACCCCTCCCAGCCGGCAACAGAACTCCCAACAACAGAGCGGTTTCTCTCAGCGGGTCCTGAAGACCCACAGTATGAATTTATTAGTGAAGAGGAAAGTCCACAGATTGAGTCTATGGCTGTGGAGACCTCTTCACCTACACAAGTAACTGTACTCAACAATACTGAGTCACCATTTGAAAATGAAGACTATGGACATTTGCAGGGACCGGCTCAGACGGACACAGTAATCATTTCAGTTGAGGAACTGGTTCCAAAGAAGCAGGTTTCACCAGACACAGAAAGACGTGATATAGTACATTGTTCTTCTCCTTTTGTTGAAACCGATGAAACTGGTGCATTATACCCTAAATATGACCGTGGTCCTTTCTCTGAAGATgagactgatgatgatgatgatgatgatgatgatgatgatgatgactggTTATTCATTCCTATAAGCATATCAGACCTCAAATTTGAATCTGATAATGAAGACCAGGATAGCCCAGACATACATGTGCTAGATGATGGGGAAACAGGAGACCAAGAAAGACAATGTGACACAAGCCCAACACACTGGCCATCTCCGAATCGAGTACCAGCTTTTCCTCCTTCCCAGATCGAGACATTTGACACTTTGGCCAGCTTTATGAAACAAGCATTAGGCAGGAGCACACCAGAACATGGACTGGACTCTGAGGGAAAACCACAACCAACTAAGAACAGGAGAGAGTCTGTAGACAGCTGTGCAACTGAAGACAGTTGTGATTACTCCTCTGCATTAGGACACAACTATTTGACAGTGTCCAGTTTGAGGTCAGCACCTCTGCTCTCAGAGACAGATGATTCGGAGGATGAAGGCAATGCTGTTACAGATATGGACATTATAATCCTTGATTCGGAGGATGAAAGTGACCAAAACTGCAAAAAGAAGGCTGAAACCGAAGGAAGGCCTGAAACTATGGACAGTCAGCGTGGAACTGTTAAAGAAAAGTTTCAAAAAAAACGACCGCTACCTGTTGACTCATCAGCAGCCCGGCACCAACCCATACATCAGGACACACCGTTTGAAGAAGTGACGCAGGATGCGCGCTCCGACCCGTCTCCCAGCACAGAAATGATCGGGCAGCCGATTGAAGCCAAAGCTGCCTCTGAAGAAATTGTTATAATCATTGACTCGGATACGGACGATGACGATGACCAAAACTACATAACGCCAAGGAGGAACAGCATTTCATCCTCTGGGTCGGACAGTGGGGACGCCCCATGTGTGGAACAAAACCAACCGTCCCCTAAAACTGTGGACAGGGAGTATAGAACGGCTAAAGAAAGTCTTCTGGAAACCACACGGTCTGTTCCAAACCCATCACTGCCACATCCCCAGTCGACACTTCAGGATACCCAATTAAAAGAAGTGACGCAGGATGCATGCTCTGACCTGTCAGACGGTAGAGAAAAGCGTGGGCAGCTGATGGAAGCTAAATGTGACTCTGAGCGTGTTCAACACAAGACCAACCGACAAACGACCTcaaaaagaaaggctttttgtGATTCAGGAAAAGtggttgaaaaaagccatttcAGCAAAAagaaggcaaaaacaaaaggaatACTCTCATCAGGATCGGAAGACGGTGGCGATTCCTTACGTGCTACCAAAAACAGACCTTCAGCTGAAACTGTGGATCGTCTTCGTGGGACTGCTAACGGAAAGCAGCCTAAAAAAAGCAAACTGTCATCTGAAGATTCTTCAGAGAAGCAGCCCCAATCAGTGTGCAGGGAGGCAGAGTCTACCCTGGGTGACGGTCCTGTTATTCCTCGCTTTGTTCTTGTGAAGCCTCCTCAACACGATCAATCCTGGAAACTTTTGAAAGAAACGGCAGTCCGCGGGCAGGGTAAAGCTGGATCTCGGTCTCCAAAGACGTCCACGGCATCCAGCAAAAATACTGACTCGTGCGCAAATAAAAAAGTAAGATTTGTGCTCACGTCAAAACCTGCAAATGACCAACGCCATACAACCGAGAACATTCAGGCTACCGTAAAACCCATAATCTTTTCAAGGCAACATTCCTTACCTACCTTCAGTAGCTCGTCTTCCACCAGTGACCATCTTTCTGAAGCCAGACAGAGCTCGTCCTCCTCAAGAGATTTTACTCGGTCCGTTAGTCTTCCTGCAGCTAAGCAGAGCACATCTATTCTCAAACACGTGTCTTCGTCCAGCCTACAGCGGTCTCGCTTCTACAGCAACCCCTCAACTTTAAACCCCCCTGACAGTCCCACCAAAGGGCCATCATCTTCTGGAGCCAtgcaaagtttaaaaaaaaaacgggcgAAAGAAATCTGGGAGCAGAGCTATATCCCAaccagaaaagacaaaaaaactagCCCGGGGATGAAGGAAGACTTGAGAACCACCACAAATCATTTGAAGAGGGCAGCTAGACCAGATCATAGACGGAGGCAAAAGTCCCAAAAGTCGTCAACCCCCCTGATGAAGAAGTCCAAGATTGAGGCCATAGGGATGACCAAGGCCGCGGCCATAGAGATGACAAAGGCCGCAGGTCGGGATCCCCCTGGAGAACAAAGTGTGTTCTTTTTGAAGtctctaaaat GA